The Actinoplanes sp. N902-109 genomic interval CGAAGCCGTGATAGAGCACCCAGTGCTCGGCCGTCGTGACCGCGCCGGCCGCCTCCAGCACGTTGCGGACCTCCCAGTGCCCGCGCTGGATCGTGTCGAGCAGGCCCTGCTGATCGGTCTCGAACCGGATCGACGCGACCTTGGTGGCCGGCACCCAGCGCCGGTGCACCTCGTAGCCGGGCTCGGCCGGCTCGCTCGCCAGCAGCCGGGTGCGGAGCCAGCCCACGCTGTGCCGCCGCACCTCGACGAGTTGCTCCTGCCCGGCCCACCAGCGGTCGAGGCGGTCGACGGCCGCCCCCGGGGAAGCGGCAAGCACCTCCGCGACGACGGACAGCGGCATGTCGAGCTGCCGCAGCAGGCTGATGGTGCGGGCCCGGCCGAGCTGGCTCTCCGCATAGCGCCGGTAGCCGCTGGGGTCGACCGAGACCGGCGTGAGCAGGCCGGAGACGTCATAGAGGCGCAGCGCCTTGATGGACAGCCCGGCGCGGCGGCCGAACTCCCCGATCGTCAACCCGAGGTCCGTGCGAGTCATGCCGCGAGTCTGAACCCCGCCCCAGGGGACGACTCAAGCCCGGCCTGTCAGGGAGTTCTGCTCCGCACCTTCTGCTTGCTCAGCGCGAGCGCGGCCATCCCACCGGCGACGGCGAGCGCACCGGCCGTGGCGAACACGCCGCGGCCGACGCGCAGCGGACCACCCTCGACGCGCGGCCGCGGGCCGTTCACATTGCCGGCCCCCGGCGGGGTGGGCCGGCGGGCCAGCCCGAAGCGGCTCATCAGCGGCCCGACCAGCACGTCGTACAGCGGCGGGAACACCGTGAAGCCGAACTCGGTGAAGCCGTTGGCCAGCCCGACCGACAGCTCTCTGCGGGGCCGGTCGGCGAGGCGTACGACGGCCGCACCCATCCGTTCCGCGGTGTCCACCGGCGGCGGGGGCCGGCCGACGAAGCCCGCGTAGTTCGCCGCGCTGGTGTAGATGGGCGTGTCGACGCTGCCCGGCACGAGCTGGCAGACGTGGATGTCCTTGGCGTCGCGGGTCTCCTGGTGCAGCACCCGGGCCAGCCCGCGGGCACCCCACTTCGCGGTCACGTACGACGACATGTACGGCGCGGTGATGTGCGCGAGCAGCGAGCTGGACAGGATCAGCGTGCCGTACCCCTGGCTGCGGAACACCCGCAGCGCTGCCCGGGCGACGTTCGCCGCGCCGAGCAGGTCGGTGCTGACAACCTTGTCGAACACGTCCGGGGGCACGTCCTCGAACCGCCCGTACGCCATCACCGCAGCCGAGTCGGACCAGACGTCGATCCGGCCGAACTGCTGCACGGCCGCATCGGCCAGCGCCTCGATCTCGGCCCGTACGCTGATGTCGGTCGGCACCACCACGGCCGAGCCGCCGCAGGCAGCAGCCACCCGCTCCAGGTCGGCCAGGCCGCGGGCGGCGAGCACGACCTTGTCGCCGCGAGCGGCGAAGGCCAGGGCCGCCGCCCGGCCTATTCCACTGGATGCACCGGTCAGAACCACCACTCGCGACGTCATGACGGGCTTCACTACCCGCGATCCGATGGCCTAAAAGTGCCACGAGCAGGGAGACTGACGGCATGGACCTGCCGATCAACCCGCCCGTCAAACCGATGCTCGCCAAGCCGGTCGCCGACATCCCGGCGGGGCAGCTCTACGAGCCCAAGTGGGACGGCTTCCGCTCGATCATCTTCCGGGACGGCGCGGAGGTGGAGATCGGCAGCCGCAACGAGAAGCCGATGACCCGCTACTTCCCCGAGGTCGTCGAGGCCGTGCTGGCCAACTTCCCGGAGCGCGCGGTGATCGACGGCGAGGTGATCGTCGCCGACACCGAGCGCAACACGCTGGACTTCGAGGCGCTGCAACAGCGCATCCACCCCGCCGCGAGCCGGGTCAAACTGCTCAGCGGGACCACCCCGGCGGCCTTCGTCGCGTTCGACCTGCTTGCGCTCGGTGACGAGGATCTGACGGTACGGCCGTTCGCCGAGCGCCGGGCGCGCCTGGTCGAGGCGCTGGCCGACGCGAAGCCGCCGGTGCACGTCACACCGGCCACCGACGACCTGGAGACCGCGCGCCGCTGGTTCGCCGAGTTCGAGGGCGCCGGTCTGGACGGGCTGATCGCCAAGGCCAAGGATCTGGGCTACGAACCGGACAAGCGGGTCATGGCCAAGATCAAGCACAAGCGTACGGCCGACTGCGTGGTCGCCGGCTACCGCGTGCACAAGTCCGCGGACAACCGCATCGGCTCACTGCTGCTGGGTCTGTACGACGACCGCGACGTGCTGGTGTCGGTCGGGGTGATCGGCTCGTTCCCGATGGCGGTGCGCGAGGAGCTGTTCATCGAGCTGCAGCACCTGGTCACCACGTTCGACGAGCACCCGTGGAACTGGGCCGCGCACGAGTCCGGCGAGCGTACGCCGCGCAAGAACGAGGTGAGCCGCTGGAACACCGGCAAGGACCTGTCGTTCGTCCCGTTGCGCCCGGAGCGCGTGGTCGAGGTGCGCTACGACTACATGGAGGGCGAAAGGTTCCGCCACACCGCGCAGTTCGAGCGCTGGCGGCCCGACCGGGAGCCCCGCACCTGCACGTACGAGCAGCTCGAGCGGCCGGTCCGGTTCCAGCTCGCGGACGTGCTGACGAGCCGATGACCACGGCCGCGGGACGCAGCGCGTAGCCTCGTGGCGTAAGACGGCAGCACGAGAAAGGCGCGCACCTTGTCGCGTTCCCCCCGCATGGTCCTGGCCGCCCTGGTCGCGGCGGTCATCGCGACCGCCGGCTGCACGCTGCCGGTCTTCGCCCCCGACGACGACAGCGCAGCGCCCACGACAGGCGGCAGCGCGCCGCCCGCTGTTCCGGGCACCCAGGCCCAGTGGACCCCCTGCCCCGATGTGCCCCAGAAGCTGGTCGGCCGGGGCGCATCCGGGATGAGCTACGACTGCGCATCGGTCGCGGTGCCGCAGGACTGGAACAACCCGCGGGCCGGTGAGACCTACGACGTGGCCATGATCCGCGTCCGGTCGGAGTCGCAGACCGGCCGGATCGGCTCGCTGCTGATCAACCCGGGCGGCCCGGGCGGTTCCGGCGTCGAGCTCGCGGTCTATCTCTCGTACGGTCAGACGCTCGGCGGTCTGCCCACCGAGATCACCGACAAGTTCGACATCATCGGGTTCGACCCGCGCGGGGTGGGCCGGTCCAGCCCGGTCAAGTGCATCAGCAACGCCGACCAGGACGCCTCGTTCGCGATGCAGCCGGATCCGACCACCGAGGCCGAGTTCCAGCAAGCGGTCACGCTGAACAAGAAGATCGCCACGGGCTGCGGCCAGAAGTACGGCGCACAGCTGGCCACCTTCAGCACCGAGCAGGCCGCCCACGATATGGACGCCATCCGCACGGCGGTCGGCGACCCCAAGACGACCTATCTGGGCTTCTCGTACGGCACCCTGCTCGGTGCCACGTACGCGCAGCTCTTCCCGGGCAAGGTCCGCGCGCTGGTGCTGGACGGCGCGATCGACCCGCAGCAGGACACCGTCACCGCGTCGGAGACCCAGGCCAAGGGCTTCGAGCGGGCGTTCACCAACTTCACCAAGTGGTGCAAGGCCAACGCCTCGCGCTGCCCGATCGCGGCCGACCCCCGCAAGGCGGTCACCGACGCGCTGGCCAAGGCGCAGGCCTCGCCGTTACCGGGCAGCGACGGGCGGGAGGCCACGTCCGGCTGGGTGTTCCTGTCGGTGATCTCGTCGCTGTACACCGAGACCGGCTGGCTGCAGCTGGCCCGCGCGATCGACGGGCTGCGGGACGGTGACCCGGACGGTGTCTTCCAGCTCGCCGACCAGTACGCCGAGCGCAAGGCCGACGGCACCTACTCCAACCTGTTCGACGCCAATTTCGCGGTGAACTGCGCGGACACGGCGGAGACGCTGACCGTCGACCGGGTCCGCCAGCTGCAGGGCCAGTGGCGCACGAAGTACCCGCTGTTCGGCGCGTCCATGGCGCTGGGGCTGCTGCCGTGCGTGTTCTGGCCGGCCAAGCACGACCCCTTCCCCACCGGGCCGGCCACCGGCGCGCCGCCGATCGTGGTCGTGGGCACCACCGGCGACCCGGCGACCCCGTACGAGAACACCGCGCACCTGGCGTCGATGCTGGGCACCGGGCACGTGCTGACCTGGGAGGGCGAGGGCCACACGGCCTATCCGAGCACCTCGTGCATCGTGTCAGCGGTGGACAAGTACCTCATCGACCTTCAGGTGCCGCAGGAGGGGCTGCGCTGCCCGGCTCGCTGATCCCCTCGCGCTCCGCCAGCTCCTCCAGCAGCTGACGGACCCGGCGCAGGTTGGTTTTGAGCTCCTCCTGCTCCTCGTGCCGGAAGGCGTCGGTGTCCACGATCAGCTTGCTGGCGAAGTGCGCGGTGATCAACGGCACCACGATCAGCACCATGATCGAGATGAGCAGGGCCGCCATCAGCCGGCCCTGCCACGTCTCGGGGGAGATGTCGCCGTAGCCCACGGTCGACGCGGTCACCACCGCCCACCAGAGCGCGTCCCCGTACGAGGCGTTGTCCTCGAAGCCGTGGTAGAGCGCGCTGCACGTCACGATGAGCAGCAGGTACGACAGGATCAGCGTGCGCGGTGAGTTGGCGAGCCAGACCAGCCCCCGGTACACGAAGCGAAACGGCGCCAGCAGCACAGCGGCTCACTTCCCCTTGAGATCACGGTCTTTCGACGGCTGTACCCGCTTGGGCTCGCCCGGCATCTTGGGATGGTCGGGGGGATAGGGCAGGTCGCCCAGGCCCGCTTTCTCGTCGCGCTCCACCCATTCGAGCAGCTCGGTGAGGTCGTACGCGATGTCGTCGATGGTCCGGTGGGGGTCTCCGGTGCCGGCCAGCCGGGCGGGGACGGTGCGCAGGTCGAAGTCGTCGGGCTCGACGTCGCCCAGCTCGTCCCAGGTCACCGGGGTGGACACGGTGGCGCGGGCGTTGGCGCGCAGCGAGTAGGCGCAGGCGATGGTCCGGTCACGGGCCATCTGGTTGTAGTCGAGGAAGACCCGCTCGCCGCGCTCCTCCTTCCACCACGACGTGGTGATCCTGTCGGGGCGGCGCCGCTCGACCTCCCGGGCCAGCGCGATCGCGGCCCGGCGGACCTGCACGAAGGACCACTCCGGCCGGATCCTGACATAGACGTGCACACCGCGCCCGCCGGACGTCTTGGGGTATCCGACCCAGCCGAGGTCGGCGAGCACCTCACGGACCACCCCGGCGGTGCTGACGACGTCCGAGAAGTCGGTGCCGGGCTGCGGGTCGAGGTCGAGGCGCAGCTCGTCGGGCTGGTCCGGGGCGTCCGCGCGCACCGGCCAGGCGTGGAAGACGATCGTGCCCATCTGGGCGGCCCAGGCGACGTGGGCGAGGTCGGCGGGGCACAGCTCCTCGGCCGTACGCCCGCTCGGGAAGGTGATCTCGGCCTTCTGCACCCAGGCCGGTACGCCGCGGGTGGAGATGCGTTTCTGGAAGAACATCTCGCCGTCGAGACCGTCGGGGAAGCGCTGCAGCGTGGTCGGCCGGCGGTGCAGCGCCCGCATGATGCCGTCGCCGACCGCGAGGTAGTACTCGAAGACGTCCCGCTTGGTGTAGCCCCGCTGCGGGAAGCAGATCTTGTCCGGGCTGGTCAGGCGCACGGGATGCCCCGCGACCTCGATCTCTTCGGCGGGCTTGGCCATGACAGAGACCATAACGGCCGTTCCCCGGTTTTTCGGGGAACGGCCGTCAGGAGCCGGGATTGTCAGGCGCGACGGCGCTTGCCGGCGTAGACCGCGCCCACGCCACCCGCGACCAGGAGCGCGCCGAGAGCGATCGTCAGACCCGCGGGCGCGCCGGTGCGCGGCAGGGTGCCACCCGCGCTCACGCCGCCACCCGGGGTGCTGCGGCTCGGGCTCGGCGACGCCGGCGGCGAGGTCTCCGGGCTCTCGCCGCCCGGCGGCACCGTGTCCACGCTGGCGGTCGGGGTCGGCTTCGACGGCGTCGGCGAGACGCTGCCGTAGCCACCGTTGCCCCGGGTCGGCGCACTGGTGGTGGTGGCGTTGTCGTTCGGCACGTCGTCGGCGTCGCCGTAGCCGCAGTCCTCGTCGCGCTCGCCGTTGGCGCACGGCGTCGTCATGACGGCGGGGTTGACAGCACGGGCTGCTGCCTCGTCACCGGAGGCCGCGGCGGGCGCGCCGGTCAGGGCCAGGGCAGCGAAAGCAGTGACGCCGGCAACGGGCAGGCCCGCGGCCAGACGGCGCGTCAAACTCATGAGGGAAATCCGTTCTGTAGCCTTTTGATGCCATTGGTCTGGAGGAGTTTAGCGTCTTCTGCCCCTTTTGCACGAGGCGGCCCATCCGATCAGGTCGGAACTCCCCCGAACCTGTGGCTGCGCCAGAGGTGAGCGAGCCGGAAGACTTTCTGTTCGAACTGCGGGTCAGCGGCGAACAGCTCCCCGCTGTACGGCGCCCGCAACTGCACGCTCGCCCCGGAGTCCAGATAGACCGAGACAACCGTGCGGGCACCGCGGCGCTCGGCCCGCAGATCCACCACGTGGCTCCACGGCTGGGTACCGGCGCGGAACGGCGTGACGGTGCGGATACCGGCCGCGCTGATCTCGGTGCCGGTGCAGCGGCGCAGCACCGCCTCGGTCAACGCACCCGCCAGCAGCGGGCCGACCGCGCACAGCGGCCACACCCACGCCGCACCGAAGATCAGCGCGAGCGCGACCAGGACGACGGCACCGAGCGCGCCGAGGAAGAGGCCACGGCCGAGGGCCTGGCGCCAGGTGGGCTGGAATCGCGCAGCGTCCATAGGTATGTCAACGCGCACAGTGCCGCAGCACGCCGCACCCGCAGTGCGCCGCGACGTACCGTTGAGGCATGGCGACCAACGAAACGACGCTGCCCACCACCGAGGAAGAGTGGCGGGTCCGCCTCACTCCGGACGAGTTTCGCGTGCTGCGTCAGGCGGCCACCGAGCGACCCTGGACCGGCGAGTATGTGAACACCAAGACCGAGGGCATGTACACGTGCCGCGCGTGCGGTGCCGACCTCTATCCGAGCGACACCAAGTTCGACAGCCACTGCGGCTGGCCCTCGTTCGACGACGCCATCCCGGGTGCGATCAAGGAGATCGACGACTTCGCCCACGGCATGGTGCGCACCGAGATCCGCTGCGCCCGCTGCGACAGCCACCTGGGCCACGTGTTCCGGGGCGAGATGATGACGCCCAAGAACACGCGGCACTGCGTGAACAGCCTGTCGATCAGGCTTGCCGAGAAGTAACCGGTTTGGGCTGGGTGGCCCACCACTCCGACGGGACCATCTCGTAGACCTCTTGAGCGAGATCCTTGAGGTGCTCCCCCGTGGCATGCCCGTGGTGGGCATCCGCCAGGCCCTGCAGACGCACGTACCATTCGGCGAGTTGCTCGATGGTGACGGATACCTGATAGTCCATAACCTCAGCGTAGTCGTTGGATGAGGACCTTCGGCCCTGCCGCACCGCGGCGTTTCTCCATCAAGATCGTGCCGTGCCGCTCACATACACCGACCCCGCTGGCCGGGGCGCCCCGCGACCTGACAGTGTGGAGACCGTGCGAAAGCGGGTAGCGGTCATCGGCGGAGGCATCGCCGGGCTCGCTGCGGCCGTCCGGCTGCGCGACCGGGCCCCCTCCGACACCGAGATCATCGTGTACGAACAGAGCGGCCGCCTCGGTGGCAAGCTGCGCACCGGCGAGCTCGCGGGCACCCGGGTGGAGCGGGGCGCCGAGTCCATGCTGATGAGTGGCCCCGACGGCGGCGAGTCCGCGGCGGTCCGGTTCGCCCGGCGGCTCGGGTTCGGCGACACGCTGATGCACCCGGCGCCCATCCCGGCCGCCCTGGCCATCGGTGGCTCGCTCGAGCGGGTCCCGGCCGGCACGCTGGTCGGGGTCCCGGGTGACCTGTCCCTGCTCGGCACCGTGGCGCAACCCGCCGTTGGCGCCGACCGGGACGAGGGCCACCCGCTGCTCGCCGACGGTGCCGACATCGCCGTGGGTGAGCTGGTCCGCGCCCGCTACGGCGACCAGGTCGCCGACCGCCTCGTCGACCCGATGCTGGGCGGGGTCTACGCCGGCCACGCCGACCGGCTCTCGCTGGCCACCACCATGCCCGCGCTGGCTCGCACCGCCCGCACCGAGCACACCCTGCAGGGGGCCGTGCGCGCCGCGCAGGCCGCCACCGTGCGGGTGCCGGGCCGCCCGGTCTTCGCCGCGCCGGCCGGCGGCATGAGCAGCCTGATCGGCGCGGCCGCCGCCGCCAGCGGGGCCCGGATCAGCCTGGGCCTGCCGGTGCGCGAGATCATGCCGACCGCGCACGGCTGGCGGCTGCTGCTGGGCCCGGTGCCCGCGCCGCAGATCGACGACGTCGACGCCGTGGTGCTGGCCGTGCCCGCCGCCCCGGCCGCACGCATGCTGTCCGGGGTGGACCTGTCCGCCGCCGCCACGATCGAGCTGCTCGACTACGCCTCGGTGGCGCTCGCCGCGTTCGCCTTCCCGGCCGGCACCGAGCTGCCCGAGCTCTCCGGCTTCCTGGTGCCGCCGGGCGAGGGCACCCTGGTCAAGGCCGCGACCTTCATCACCCGCAAGTGGCCCGGCCTCGACCGGCCCGACGGCCCGGTGGTGGTACGGGTCTCGCTCGGCCGGGCCGGTGAGGAGGAGCGGCTGCAGTTCGACGACGCCGTGCTCACCGCCACCGCGCATGCCGAGCTGGGCCGGCTCCTCGGCCGCGAGCTGCCCGCCCCGGTCGGGTCCTGGCTCCAGCGCTGGGGCGGCGGCCTGCCGCAGTACGCTCCCGGCCACCTCGACCGCATCGCGCTGGCCCGCGCGGCGCTGAGCGAGCACCCCGGTCTCGCGCTGGCCGGCGCCGCCTACGACGGCGTGGGCCTGCCGGCCTGCGTGGCCAGCGGCGAGAAGGCCGCCGACGACGTCCTGAAACACCTGGAGGAACGATGAGCGAGCAGCAGACCAACGCTGCCCGGATCAACGAGCTCAACGCCACGATCCGCTACACCATGTGGTCGGTCTTCAAGGCCACCACGCCGCTGCCCGCGCTGCGCGACGAGCTGGCCACCGAGGCCGGCACCCTGTTCGAGCAGCTCGCCGACAAGGACGTCACCATCCGCGGCACCTACGACGTCTCCGGTCTGCGCGCCGACGCCGACGTCATGATCTGGTGGCACTCCAGCTCCTCCGACGCCCTGCAGGACGCCTACGGGCTGTTCCGCCGCACCGCCCTGGGCCGCCACCTCACCCCGGTGTGGTCGCAGATGGCGCTGCACCGCCCGGCCGAGTTCAACAAGAGCCACCTGCCCGCGTTCCTCGCCGACGAGACGCCGCGGCCGTACATCTGCGTCTATCCGTTCGTCCGCTCCTACGAGTGGTATCTGCTGCCCGACGAGGAGCGCCGCGGCATGCTCGCCGAGCACGGCCGGATGGCCCGGGGCTACCCCGACGTGCGGGCCAACACCGTCGCCTCGTTCGCGCTCGGCGACTTCGAGTGGATCCTCGCCTTCGAGGCCGACGAACTGCACCGCATCGTCGACCTCATGCGTGACCTGCGCGCCTCGACGGCCCGCCGGCACGTCCGCGAGGAGGTCCCCTTCTACACCGGCCGCCGCCGCTCGCTCACCGAGCTCGTCGCCAACCTGCCCTGAGCACCGGCTGCGCTACAGCTGCGAGGCGCCACCGTCGACGGCGAGCTCGACACCGGTGGAATAGGTCGCGTCGAACGCCAGGAACGCGACCGCTTTCGCCACCTCGTCCGGCTCGCCGAAGCGCAGCATCGGGTTGGCCTGCGTCATCTCCGCCTCGATCTGCGCCACGGCCTCCCGGGGCATCGTCCGGTCCAGGATGCCGGTGTTGATCGGGCCGGGGCTGACGGCGTTGACCCGGACGCCCGCGGGCAGCAGCTCGCGGGCCAGGCTGCGGGTCATCGAGCGCAGCGCCGCCTTGCTGGCGGCATAGACGCTGACCATGGGCAGGCCCTTGACGTTCGCCACCGACGTGGTGAGCACCACCCCGCTGCCGGGCGCGAGCAGGGGCGCCAGCCGCTGCACGGTGAAGTACGGCCCCTTGGTGTTGACCGCGAACAACTCGTCGTAGGTCTCCTCGCCGACCGCCGGGAACGGCACGAACCCGCTGATCCCGGCGTTGACGAACAGGGCGTCCACGGCGGTGAACTCGGTCCGTACCCGGTCGGCGAGGGCGTCGATGTCGGCCAGCTTCGCGGCGTCGCTGCGGACGGCGACCACCCGGCCGCCGAGCTTCTCCCGGGCCGCGTCGAGCGTCTCCTGGTTCCGTCCGGTGATCAGGACGCGCGCCCCCGCGTCCACCAACAACTGAGCCGTCGCCAGGCCCAGACCACTGTTGCCACCGGTGATGACCACGCGCTTTCCTTCGTACTTGTCCATGTCCTGAGTCAACCGCCCGGCGGGCAGCGCCGTCCAAGACGTCTTTCGCACCCCGTCATGCCCGGATCGCATGGCGCTACCGTGGTGGTTGTGCCCCTTCCTCCCGGCGCCGACCTCGATTTGCGGCTGGTGGGTTACTTCACCGTCGTGGCCGAGCACCTCAACTTCGGCCGCGCCGCCGCCGAGCTGCGCCTCGCCCAGCCGCACCTGAGCCGGCAGATCCAGCGCCTGGAGAGCCGGCTCGGCGTACGCCTGCTCGACCGCACCCCGCAGGGCAGCCGCCTCACCCCGGCCGGCGAGGCGTTCCTCCCCGAGGCGCAGGCGTTGCTCAAGCTCGCCGGTGCGGCGACCCAGGCCGCCCGCGACGCCGAGGCCCCACCCCTGCTCACCGTGGGCTATGTCGAAGGCCTGGTGGTCACCGCGGCGGTGCGCGACCTGCGCCGCGACCGGCCCGGCGCCCGGGTGGTCACCCGTTACCTGGCCTGGAACGAGACCGACGCCCTGCTCGACCGCCGGGTGGACGTGCTGGTCACCCGGCTGCCGCTGCCCTTCCCGACGGAAACCCTGAAGACCACTCTGCTGTACGAGGAACCGTGGGTGCTCGTGGTGCCGCTGAGCCATCCGCTGGCCGGGCGCGACGTGGTGACCCCCGCGGACTACGCCGCCGAGCGCCCGGCGGCCTGCACCGGCGCGGCCGGCGCCTTCGCTGCGGCCGAGCAGCCGTTCCCCCAGGCGTTCCCGGACAAGCTGCAGCTCGTCGCCGACGGCACAGCCATCGCCGTACGCCCGGCCGGCGACCGGCGCAGCACCCTCCGCGAGGATCTGGCATCGATCCCGATCGAGGGCCTGCCGCCGTGCCCGGTGGTCGTCGTCAGCCGGCCCGCCGACCCCAACCCGCTGGTCGAGCGGTTCCGCACCGCAGCTCACGCATCCGTCGCCGCCGCGGTGGCCGGCTGAGGCTCGATCCGGCCGCGGCTACGGACGCCGCATCGGCACGTGCGGGATGCCGTCCTCGAGGTACTCCGGTCCGTCGGTGAGGAAGCCGAACCGCTCGTAGAAGCCGGTCAGGTGGGCCTGTGCAGCCAGCACGGCCGGGCGACTGCCGATGACCGTCAGCGCGTGTTCCATGAGCCGGCTGGCGTACCCGCCGTTGCGCCCCGACGGCGAGGTCACGACCCGCCCGATGCGTTCGGTGTCACCGTCGTCGAGGATGCGCAGATACGCCAGGATCTCGTCGCCGTCGGCCAGCCAGACGTGCCGGGCGCCGAGTTCCGTGTCGCGCCCGTCCAGCTCGGGATAGGCGCATTCCTGTTCCACCACGAAGACGTCCACCCGCAGCTTGAGGATGGCGTACAGCATGGTGGCGGGCAGGTCACGGAACGACGCGACGCGGATCTCAGGGGTCACCATCGGATTCTAGGCGTCACTTCTCGTACCCTCAGGCGTTGGTTCGACAGGAGCGCGGCACTCGGGGAGTACGGATGATCAAGCGGAACAAGCTGTTCGGCAACAAGACCCGGGTCACGTTCTGCCTGCCCCGGGACACCCCGGCCGGCACGGTCAGCGTCGTCGGCACGTTCAACGGCTGGGAGCCGGGGCGGCACGAGCTCAAGGTACGCCGGGACGGCACCCGCACGGTCACCCTCACCCTGAGCCCGGGCCAGCACCAGTTCCGCTACCTGGCGTCCGACGGTGTATGGCTGGA includes:
- a CDS encoding MerR family transcriptional regulator, with translation MTRTDLGLTIGEFGRRAGLSIKALRLYDVSGLLTPVSVDPSGYRRYAESQLGRARTISLLRQLDMPLSVVAEVLAASPGAAVDRLDRWWAGQEQLVEVRRHSVGWLRTRLLASEPAEPGYEVHRRWVPATKVASIRFETDQQGLLDTIQRGHWEVRNVLEAAGAVTTAEHWVLYHGFVTPESVAPIEVCVPFTGPVEPAWDVVIRVEPAHDEAYATVSRDDCFYPRIMTAYAAVESFLSAAALPMSGPPREVYLDSWVNLTGADPFVHVATPFTAPEA
- a CDS encoding SDR family NAD(P)-dependent oxidoreductase; this translates as MTSRVVVLTGASSGIGRAAALAFAARGDKVVLAARGLADLERVAAACGGSAVVVPTDISVRAEIEALADAAVQQFGRIDVWSDSAAVMAYGRFEDVPPDVFDKVVSTDLLGAANVARAALRVFRSQGYGTLILSSSLLAHITAPYMSSYVTAKWGARGLARVLHQETRDAKDIHVCQLVPGSVDTPIYTSAANYAGFVGRPPPPVDTAERMGAAVVRLADRPRRELSVGLANGFTEFGFTVFPPLYDVLVGPLMSRFGLARRPTPPGAGNVNGPRPRVEGGPLRVGRGVFATAGALAVAGGMAALALSKQKVRSRTP
- a CDS encoding ATP-dependent DNA ligase, encoding MDLPINPPVKPMLAKPVADIPAGQLYEPKWDGFRSIIFRDGAEVEIGSRNEKPMTRYFPEVVEAVLANFPERAVIDGEVIVADTERNTLDFEALQQRIHPAASRVKLLSGTTPAAFVAFDLLALGDEDLTVRPFAERRARLVEALADAKPPVHVTPATDDLETARRWFAEFEGAGLDGLIAKAKDLGYEPDKRVMAKIKHKRTADCVVAGYRVHKSADNRIGSLLLGLYDDRDVLVSVGVIGSFPMAVREELFIELQHLVTTFDEHPWNWAAHESGERTPRKNEVSRWNTGKDLSFVPLRPERVVEVRYDYMEGERFRHTAQFERWRPDREPRTCTYEQLERPVRFQLADVLTSR
- a CDS encoding alpha/beta hydrolase translates to MVLAALVAAVIATAGCTLPVFAPDDDSAAPTTGGSAPPAVPGTQAQWTPCPDVPQKLVGRGASGMSYDCASVAVPQDWNNPRAGETYDVAMIRVRSESQTGRIGSLLINPGGPGGSGVELAVYLSYGQTLGGLPTEITDKFDIIGFDPRGVGRSSPVKCISNADQDASFAMQPDPTTEAEFQQAVTLNKKIATGCGQKYGAQLATFSTEQAAHDMDAIRTAVGDPKTTYLGFSYGTLLGATYAQLFPGKVRALVLDGAIDPQQDTVTASETQAKGFERAFTNFTKWCKANASRCPIAADPRKAVTDALAKAQASPLPGSDGREATSGWVFLSVISSLYTETGWLQLARAIDGLRDGDPDGVFQLADQYAERKADGTYSNLFDANFAVNCADTAETLTVDRVRQLQGQWRTKYPLFGASMALGLLPCVFWPAKHDPFPTGPATGAPPIVVVGTTGDPATPYENTAHLASMLGTGHVLTWEGEGHTAYPSTSCIVSAVDKYLIDLQVPQEGLRCPAR
- a CDS encoding potassium channel family protein, whose translation is MLLAPFRFVYRGLVWLANSPRTLILSYLLLIVTCSALYHGFEDNASYGDALWWAVVTASTVGYGDISPETWQGRLMAALLISIMVLIVVPLITAHFASKLIVDTDAFRHEEQEELKTNLRRVRQLLEELAEREGISEPGSAAPPAAPEGR
- the ligD gene encoding non-homologous end-joining DNA ligase, with translation MAKPAEEIEVAGHPVRLTSPDKICFPQRGYTKRDVFEYYLAVGDGIMRALHRRPTTLQRFPDGLDGEMFFQKRISTRGVPAWVQKAEITFPSGRTAEELCPADLAHVAWAAQMGTIVFHAWPVRADAPDQPDELRLDLDPQPGTDFSDVVSTAGVVREVLADLGWVGYPKTSGGRGVHVYVRIRPEWSFVQVRRAAIALAREVERRRPDRITTSWWKEERGERVFLDYNQMARDRTIACAYSLRANARATVSTPVTWDELGDVEPDDFDLRTVPARLAGTGDPHRTIDDIAYDLTELLEWVERDEKAGLGDLPYPPDHPKMPGEPKRVQPSKDRDLKGK
- a CDS encoding LPXTG cell wall anchor domain-containing protein, yielding MSLTRRLAAGLPVAGVTAFAALALTGAPAAASGDEAAARAVNPAVMTTPCANGERDEDCGYGDADDVPNDNATTTSAPTRGNGGYGSVSPTPSKPTPTASVDTVPPGGESPETSPPASPSPSRSTPGGGVSAGGTLPRTGAPAGLTIALGALLVAGGVGAVYAGKRRRA
- a CDS encoding PH domain-containing protein is translated as MDAARFQPTWRQALGRGLFLGALGAVVLVALALIFGAAWVWPLCAVGPLLAGALTEAVLRRCTGTEISAAGIRTVTPFRAGTQPWSHVVDLRAERRGARTVVSVYLDSGASVQLRAPYSGELFAADPQFEQKVFRLAHLWRSHRFGGVPT
- the msrB gene encoding peptide-methionine (R)-S-oxide reductase MsrB gives rise to the protein MATNETTLPTTEEEWRVRLTPDEFRVLRQAATERPWTGEYVNTKTEGMYTCRACGADLYPSDTKFDSHCGWPSFDDAIPGAIKEIDDFAHGMVRTEIRCARCDSHLGHVFRGEMMTPKNTRHCVNSLSIRLAEK
- a CDS encoding NAD(P)/FAD-dependent oxidoreductase, whose amino-acid sequence is METVRKRVAVIGGGIAGLAAAVRLRDRAPSDTEIIVYEQSGRLGGKLRTGELAGTRVERGAESMLMSGPDGGESAAVRFARRLGFGDTLMHPAPIPAALAIGGSLERVPAGTLVGVPGDLSLLGTVAQPAVGADRDEGHPLLADGADIAVGELVRARYGDQVADRLVDPMLGGVYAGHADRLSLATTMPALARTARTEHTLQGAVRAAQAATVRVPGRPVFAAPAGGMSSLIGAAAAASGARISLGLPVREIMPTAHGWRLLLGPVPAPQIDDVDAVVLAVPAAPAARMLSGVDLSAAATIELLDYASVALAAFAFPAGTELPELSGFLVPPGEGTLVKAATFITRKWPGLDRPDGPVVVRVSLGRAGEEERLQFDDAVLTATAHAELGRLLGRELPAPVGSWLQRWGGGLPQYAPGHLDRIALARAALSEHPGLALAGAAYDGVGLPACVASGEKAADDVLKHLEER
- the hemQ gene encoding hydrogen peroxide-dependent heme synthase; this encodes MSEQQTNAARINELNATIRYTMWSVFKATTPLPALRDELATEAGTLFEQLADKDVTIRGTYDVSGLRADADVMIWWHSSSSDALQDAYGLFRRTALGRHLTPVWSQMALHRPAEFNKSHLPAFLADETPRPYICVYPFVRSYEWYLLPDEERRGMLAEHGRMARGYPDVRANTVASFALGDFEWILAFEADELHRIVDLMRDLRASTARRHVREEVPFYTGRRRSLTELVANLP